The genome window GTAATGATTATTCTGCTCCACATATTCTTTCGTGCTCCGTTATGCTTAGTATGCCAACCAGTCTACCAACGTTCCTGAAGTGTGATGTGCGAAGACTATTCTCCTTAAGTGATAGAGTAAAGGAATCTTGAATCAAATTGTAAGGTAAAATATTTTTTGGCACCAACGCATCTTCCCAGCAGAAGTGAGCAAGGAGGCGGTGAGGGCAGTGCTGGGACCAACAGAGGAAGTGCAGTGCACCTTGCTGCTTCTTGCCCACAAACCCATCTCGCAAACCATTTatgaggtaatgagagagagagagagagagagagagagagagagagagagagagagagagagagagtaataatgttTAATGTGAagtttttttaagttttcctttcttgtgaAATGAAATAATTGTATCACGTCGGCTTCAGATATTCCTCCAGTTTGGGATTCCTGTCGGCATATTCGAGGTGCGGGCGGCGGGTAAGGAAGGAGGCGGCGCGTGGCTCACTCCAGTGTCTGACGTGGTTGTCCGCGCTAGGCATGTGAGACGGCTTGCGGATAAGATATTATGTTCACACTGTATTAGTTTTCTGATATTTTCAAGTAGTTAGACTGAATAGATCATCTAGATTTAAAAACTCACTTAAGTCAAGGTACTGAGTTGATAAACATATTAATAAGCGTTTTTAAGCTACACATGAGAGAATAATTTATTAAGATGATTATATAATtattaatagaaagaaaaatgttgtcGAGAAGGAAATGACGTGTAAGGACGTGCAATATCATTGATCCTTCTCCCTTCACAAAAAGTCTTGATAAAGATTTGAAAAACTGGAACACTAGATTCGCCGCTCGTCTTGGtgcgtgacggtggtggtgatgagtgacgACCCAGACTTCCTCGCAGCCTTCGCCGAGTCCACGCTGAAACACCGCCTGCTGGGGTGGGCCACGAGGCTGCTTGTCCTCGCCCGCCTCCCGCTGCATCAGGTGCacagcctcctctcctctcactggaCATTTTCCATGATGAACGCCATGGTCCTCAACCAGCAACGAGACTCTTCCGGACACAGGTACCTGATAgaatactttttctttcttctaaaacaccaaaacaaaccagTGTTACTCGAGAGTTTATGACTTGCTCATAGCTCTTGTTCACTTGATTAACATCGTGTATATCAAAGTTGAAAATAGCGAAGCAGGGAACACTTGCGGACTGAGAGACTGCGGACAAAGTAAAGGCACGGTAATGAGATTAGAGGTCCTTGACTGTAATTTTCTTATTACTGACAGATTCAGTTTGTATTCCCACCTGCCATACGGTCCCCAGGGAGGCCATGTGGTGCAGGCGGCTTCGTGGAGACAGCCTGCACGTCGCTCCCTACACATTTCATCTTCCTCACTCTTCCCAGAGAAATTTTCGAAGTAAGTATATGTTTGCTTTACATACTACGAATGATACATGCAAGTGTAGTTGGTGCCTGAACTATTGTCGCTTCTTGCACATTGAAGTTCAAGACACAATTGATAGTAGAAATGGTGATCGAGTACATACAGTTTTGTCTTCTTATGGTTCAGTACAATCGTCTATAGTTACCCAAATGAAGCAACAAATTGTCATACTGTCACTATAAGTCAGAGTGTTAAGTCGTGTGTTTTATGACCTAAGTTTCTACGGTGCCACTGTGAATGTTTCGGTGCTTCCCTACGCTCCTTATTGGGAGGAGACTGTGAGCGAGGCGGAGGACGGGACCCTTGTCAAGACATACTCGGGCACAGACTACGAGCTCCTCTACACCATGTCCACGACTCTCAACTTCACAATACATGTCCTTCCTTCAAGCACCTGGGAGGAGGTGAGCTGTACAACCCCTATCCACGCATCATATTGTTGATTTCCATTCCTGTTTTCAGGAGAGGGAGATTACGTCTCTTATAAAACCTGAATGGCCATTTGGTCTTGATTCTTTACTTTTCTGTGGTGTTACTTAACACTAAAAAGGGAATTGGGTTACGTGAAATTAGTTTTCCACGTGGCTCCCTtcaacaatgaaaatataattacaTAGAACTCAGAGTAACGGTAATAAATTGTTATTTCCTATAGGGTACTGTAGTTACCTAAATGTGTTTTTCTGTGCAAATTTCAACAGCGAGATTGTTATACAAGTCAGGTTATGTATGAGCATCAAGGATCGCGTGGTCATTAAGCGGAGTCGTTATTCATGAAGCTGTCTAAGGCTGGGTCCGGCTTGACAGGTTGGACAACTGGTGGCGGATCGCGTGTCCTTTATGTCCCCGATGCACCACGTTCCGGTGGCCCAGCGACTGAAGATATATGACTTCTCGTATGGTTATGAATATGGGTCCTTTGCCTTCTCCGCCGCCACGCCTTCCCTCAGACCTCGCTGGCAGAGTCTGTACTACCCACTCTCAGACTTCGTGTGGCTGGCAGTCCTGGCGGTGGTGTGCTTCGTGCCACTGTCATTCTATGCAGTGAGtgatccatatatatatatatatatatatatatatatatatatatatatatatatatatatatatatatatatatatatatatatatatatatatacacacacacacacacacacacatatatatatatatatatatatatatatatatatatatatatatatatatatatatatatatatatatatatatatacatatttatacacacacacacacacacacacatatatatatatatatacacacacacacacacacacatatatatatatatatatatatatatatatatatatatatatatatatatatatatatatatatatatatatatatatatatatatatatatatatatatatatatatatatatatatatatatatatatatatatatatatatatatatatatatatatatatatatatatatatatatatatatatatatatatatatatatatatatatatatatatatatatatatatatatatatatatatatatatatatatatatatatatatatatatatatatatatatatatatatatatatatatatatatatatatatatatatatatatatatatatatatatatatatatatatatatatatatatatatatatatatatatatatatatatatatatatatatatatatatatatatatatatatatatatatatatatatatatatatatatatatatatatatatatatatatatatatatatatatatatatatatatatatatatatatatatatatatatatatatatatatatatatatatatatatatatatatatatatatatatatatatatatatatatatatatatatatatatatatatatatatatatatatatatatatatatatatatatatatatatatatatatatatatatatatatatatatatatatatatatatatatatatatatatatatatatatatatatatatatatatatatatatatatatatatatatatatatatatatatatatatatatatatatagagagagagagagagagagagagagagagagagagagagagagagagagagagagagagagagagagagagagagagagagagattaaagaagaaaCAATAGTAAAAGGACGGGAagcagaaaataattactgataTGTGGATTATTAGTAGAAACATGTTCGCTTGCTTATAATATAATGCGAGACAGAAATGAGATACTACTAACTCTCTACTGGGCCAGAGTTTGGAATCCTTATTACACTAAATTAAAACTCATAgattaggaagaaaaaactgTTCATGTTTTCTTATATACATCGCACGTCGCTGTTTCTCTTAAAGGTAAACCTGTTGGCATCTCGGTTGGTATTCGAGAACAAGATCAGCTTCAGCGTGGCAATCGAGATGGTCATTGCCACTCTCCTATCCCAGAACTTATCAATGCAGCTCCCTAAATCCCACGCTAACCGAGGTCTACTGATCGCGTGGCTACTGTTCGCTTTCATTGTTGGAACAGTGTACCGCAGCAATCTGACGGCCGCCCTCACCCTGCCCAAGTACCCGCCTAGACCAGAGACTGTAGAGGATATGGTTGAAGCTTTTGACAGGTGAACATTGCGTATTAACAGTGCCGGAGGAAAAGTAGACCTGCAAGTAAGATAGAAGAAATAATAGCCTGCTGAATAATTGAGGTAAAGATCATACTTTTAAGGGAAATGATTCGTAATAAAGTAATTTATTCAATCGTTTTCTGTGCAGAATATCAATGCCTTCATACGGAGGAGTGTTCATCGAAAATTTCAAGAAGTCATCTTACTCTGTGTTCcgagaaatgggagaaaaaatgtTTATTATTAAGAGCGCATTGGAGGCCATGCAGCGATCCAGAGACCTCAGGtgacatacgcacacacacacacacacacacacacacacacacacacacacacacacacacacacacacacacacacacacacacacacacacacacacacacacacacacacacacacacacacacacacacacacacacacacatagacacacacacatacagacacacacacacacacacacacacacacacacacatccatgatCCATATTACTGAGAAGTATGTTTGCTCAGTAATTGAAAAACAAGTTGTTGCTACAATGTTCTGATACTT of Portunus trituberculatus isolate SZX2019 chromosome 32, ASM1759143v1, whole genome shotgun sequence contains these proteins:
- the LOC123511961 gene encoding ionotropic receptor 93a-like — translated: MRALVTLQFLLHVAHPLVVTSDPQAEVSKEAVRAVLGPTEEVQCTLLLLAHKPISQTIYEIFLQFGIPVGIFEVRAAGKEGGGAWLTPVSDVVVRARHIRRSSWCVTVVVMSDDPDFLAAFAESTLKHRLLGWATRLLVLARLPLHQVHSLLSSHWTFSMMNAMVLNQQRDSSGHRYLIEYFFFLLKHQNKPVLLENSVCIPTCHTVPREAMWCRRLRGDSLHVAPYTFHLPHSSQRNFRIRVLSRVFYDLSFYGATVNVSVLPYAPYWEETVSEAEDGTLVKTYSGTDYELLYTMSTTLNFTIHVLPSSTWEEVSCTTPIHVGQLVADRVSFMSPMHHVPVAQRLKIYDFSYGYEYGSFAFSAATPSLRPRWQSLYYPLSDFVWLAVLAVVCFVPLSFYAIRKKKLFMFSYIHRTSLFLLKVNLLASRLVFENKISFSVAIEMVIATLLSQNLSMQLPKSHANRGLLIAWLLFAFIVGTVYRSNLTAALTLPKYPPRPETVEDMVEAFDRISMPSYGGVFIENFKKSSYSVFREMGEKMFIIKSALEAMQRSRDLRESHVGWESYMATIIARHFIMADGSAQIYLGRESVSRTLTAWPLPHDAPFKRQVDVIMVKVLEAGLYEKWRSDFLEAVKKETRKKQKTLEEEAEGSPDDTGGFVNALNLVHMQGPLLLLLLGLTGAGFVFTVELPCKS